The segment GGACTCGGGACCGAAGCAGCGACCTCACGCCGCGCCGTGGGAACTGCCGGCGGACTACTGGGACGAGAAGGACCCGGAGAGGGCGGCGCGGCAGCCAGCAGCCAAGCCGGTCCTGGAGCTCGACCACGCCACCGACGAGCAGCAGAGCTTCGCGGAGTCGTCCGGACTTCCGGCGGGTGCCCGGGACACGGACGAGGGAAGCCCCCTGGAGGGGCTGGACACCACCGACGCGGCGGACGACGTCCCGCCATCGTGGGAAACGCATGTGTCCCGTCGGACGCCTGGCCCCGCCGAGGAGCGGGTATCTCGCTCCAGCACCGCCGAGGACCGACAAGAACTCGGCGAGGATGCGGCTCCCGAAGGCGACGTTTCCCAGCTCTCCGTACGCGAGGACGGACGAGAAACCCGCGATGACGAGGTGTCCGTGGGCCGGTCGGTTGCGGGTGCCGACGCTGTCGCGGACACCGTGTCGCCGCCGGAGGATTCGGGTAGCGCGACGGTGACGGGCACCGCGAACGTCGAGAGTAACGGGGCTTCGCCCCGCGCCCAGGAGGATGGCCCGCAAGCCGGCGAGGACCTGGCCCCCGAAGGCGACGTTTCCCAGCTCTCCGTACGCGAGGACGGACGAGAAACCCGCGATGACGAGTCGTCCGCTGGCCGGCCGGTTGCGGGTGCTACGACCGACGGGTCCTCGGCCAGTGCCCAGGACCGACCGGAGACCGCGCACGGCACCGACCACACGCCGCCCACGCACGCGGGGTGGACGGACACGCCAGGCACCGGCGACACCGAGGGTGTCGAGGGGAGTGCTGCGGCGGATTCCGAAGTTGGGCCCCCGGTTTCCAGGGGTAGTCGGGAGGACGCTTCGGCGCATATCGCGGCCGCGGGGTTGGGGACAACCTCCGGTTCCGCTCCCGAAACCGACGCCGAGGACGCGGACCTCCGCCAGTCGTCCACTCGACGCGAGGCCGCCTCGGACCTGCCCGCCGACTCCGGCCCGGCGGCCGAGGTCTCGAGCTCCGCGACACCGGAGCCGAACACGGCCCCCGACGAGGACGCCGCACGCGCGGATGCCTCCCCGTCTGACCACGACGCCGCGTTGACGTCGAGCACCGCCGCCGCCAACACACCGGCAGCGGCTACGGACGCCACCGACGGCGCTGGTGGCGCTGACGGTGCCGAGGCGAGTGCTGTGGCTGATCCCGAAGTTGGGCCCCCGGTTTCTAGGGGTAGTCGGGAGGACGCTTCGGCGCATGTCGCGGACGCGGGGTTGGGGACAACCTCCGGTTCCGCCCCCGAAACCGACGCCGAGGACGCGGACCTCCGCCAGTCGACCGCCGCTGACGAGTCCGCTGCGGACGCGCACCGTAGTCAGGAGGAGGGGCTCGCCGCGTTGCGGAGCCTGGGGGTGGACACTCCCGTCGGGGGGACACCCAGCAGGGCCGAGGCCGACGAGCCGGAGTCCGCGCGCGCTGCCAAGCCGGAGCTGCAACTGGACCATGGGACCGGCGAGCACCTCAGCATGGTGGCGTCCTCCGGGCCGAACCGGTCCGCCGTCGAACCACCCGAGGCCGAGCCCGCCCCTGAGCCCAAGCCTGAGCTCCAACTGGACCACGGAACCGGGGAGCACCACAGCCTGGCCGCCTCCTCCGGCCCCAACCGGGTATCCGGCAGCCAGCCCGAGGCCGACGACGAGAACACCACCGCCGGCCACGAGGCCATGGACCCCGACATCACCCCGATCGCGACCAACGGATTCCCGCGTCGTGGCGGGCCCAGCCGCGAGCAGCACTACCCGCACGTCATGCCGAAGCCGCCGCTGGAGCTGGACCACGCGACCGACGAGCAGCGCAGTTTCGCCGAGTCCATGTCCGCGCCGGACCGCGCGGAGGACTCCGCCCGCCGCACCATCGAGGAGATCGAGGCGGCGGAGAACGCCGCACTGTTGGCCCGACAGAAGGCCGCGAAGTCGGCGGCACCCGCCCCAGCTGACCCCGCCGAGCGGTCCGACCCCGCCCCGACGGAGGCGCCGGAGCGGCCTGCCCGCATCTCGCGCTCGGGTCGACTGTCGCGCGCCATGCGGTCCATGCCCACCGGGCCCCAGTCCGAGGCCCTGCCGCTCGACCCCGCCGAGGTTCTCGCCGCGGAGCAGGCCGCGCGGGCCGCGAACGGGGACACCGGTCCCGATGACGCCCAGCCCGCCGCACCCGCCGAGCGGCCGCCCAGCGCCGACGAGCCCAAGGACGAGCACAAGCCGGCCGTGCGCAAGGACAAGGTCCGTGGCGCGAAGCCCCTGACCCAGCTCGACCACGGAACCGGGGAACAGTCCGCCCTGACCGCGTCGGGCGGCAACAACTCCGCCGCGCGCCCGCCCACCCGCACCAACAGCGCCGCGAACTCCACCGGCCGGCCGGCGACCAACGGGCGCCCCGCGTCGGCAAAGCCGTCCGAGCCGGCCCAGGACCGTCAGGCCGCGGAAACCGGGGGACGCAAGACGCCCACCAGTGGATGGCGGCGCTTCGCCCAAGCGATCACCGGCGCCCGCAACGAACCCACCCTGGACCTGCCGCAGGAGTACGCCGAGCGGCTGCGGGCGCCGATCGCCCGCCCGCAGAGCGTGGTGGTGCTCGGCTGTACCGGGGGAGCGGGCCAGAGCATGACCGCCCTCCTGCTGGGGCACACCCTGGCGTCCTACCGCGACGACCGCGTGGTCGCCGTCGACGCCAACCCGAGCCAGGGCGGGATGTCGCGCCGGGTCCACAACGGCACCGGCGAGACCCTCACCTCCCTGCTCGCCACGGGTGGGGACCTCACCGGTTACCAGTCCATGCGCGGCTTCACCACCGTGACCGCCACCGGGCTGGAAGTGGTGGGCACCAAGGATGATCCCTACGTCCAAACCCTCGATGACGAGGACTACTCCGGGCTGGTCGAACTCCTGGGCCGCTTCTACACCATCAGCCTGGTCGACCCGGCCGCCACCGGAGTCGCCCGGGCGCTCCCGGTGGCGGATGCGCTGGTTCTGGTGGCCCCCGCCAGCACCGACGCCGCCCGCTCCGTGGCGATGACCTTCGAGTGGCTGGACGGCCACGGCTACGGTGGGCTGCGTTCCCGCGCGGTCCTCGTCCTCAACGGCGTCAGCAAACGCACGGTGGACGACGTCGCCGCCGCCGAACGCATGGCCCGTGGCCAGTGCCGCGCCGTGGTGCGCACCCCGTGGGACGAGCACGTCAGCGACGGCCGGGGTGAGGTCGCGGTGAACAGTCTCCGCCCGATCACCCGCAAGGCCTACGGTGCGTTGGGCGGTGTGGTCGTCGCCGGCCTCGCGGCGTCGGAGGAGGCCCGTCGGTGACCACCCCCCAGCCCCACCCCCTCGCCCCGCCTCCATCCGCCACTCGACGGAATCGCCTCGTCCGCCCGGCAGCCCAGCCGAGCGGAGCCGGGGCGTCTCAGGGCGCCGTCAGGTGGCGGGCCGGCACAGCACGCGTTAAACAGGACCTTGGAACCCGCCTCTCCCGCCCCCCGGCGGGGGTATCCACGGAGGAAAACCGATGAACGTCCGGTCGAGAGGCGCCAGCCGTCTGGCGGTGCGCTACTTCGACGACCGCATCCTGCTCAGCGACACCTTCGCCTGGGCGTACTACCGTCTGCCAACGGTTTCCTTCGAGTTCTGTACCCCCACCGAACGCGAGGCCCTGGCCGCCAACATCACCATCGCCCTGGCCGCGATCCGGATGAACGACGCCGAGGTGCACCTGCGGATCGCACACCGCACCTACCCCGCGGTCACCTGGGCGACCCGCCTCAACGACACCTCCGACCAGGGGCCTGGCTGGCACGACTACCTGGACGAGATCTACCGCCACGTGTGGGAGAAGGACTTCTGGACCAAGGAGGTCTACCTGGGGGTCCGTCTCGGTCAGCGTGGCATGCGGGCCCAGCTCGAGGGCGGGGTGTTCGGCCAGTTCGTCAACGCCTACCAGCGCACCGAGCAGGTCCTCGGCCTGGAGGACGACGCGGTGGACGCCCGCGAGATCTCCCGCTGGACCGACCAGTCCGAACGGCTCGGCCGTGCCCTCGCCTCCTCCTCGCTGCGCGCCCGGCACGCCTCGGCGACCGAACTGTCGTGGCTGCTGCGCCACGCCGTCACCGGTCCCATCGAGGAGCCCCGGCGTTCGGCCGCCCGCCGCCGTGCGTGGGGGCAGGGCGAGATCGAGGCACTGGTCGACGGGACGATCGTCAACGGCCGTACGTCCCTGCGGCTGGAGCAGCCCGGCGGCAGCGCCCACGTCGCCTACCTGCCGTTCTCCCGCTTCCCCGAGGTCATGCCCTTCCCCGAGGGCGAGCCCTGGATGCACTACAGCGATCAGCTCCCCTTCCCCGTGGAGTTCAGCCTGCGGATGAAGCTGGTCCCGCCCGCCCAGGCCAGCAAGGACGTCGGCCGGCGCCTCGCCCACGCCCGCGACATGGACGCCCACATCCGCGAGGCCGGGGTGGAGGCCCCCATCGCCCTCGCCGAGCAGATCGACGCCGCCCGCGCGCTCGAACACGGCATCACCAAGGAACGCCTCCCGTTCGTCTACGGGTGGCACCGTCTGATGGTGTCCGCTCCGACCGAGGACCTCCTCACCCAACGCGTGGAAGCCGTCATCGAGCACTACCGCGACATCGGGATCGACGTCGTGAACTCCACCGGTGACCAGTTCGCGTTGTTCTTGGAGTCCCTGCCCGGGGACCGGATCCGACTCAACTCCTACGTCCAACGCCAACCCCTGCGCACTATCGCCGGAGGCATGCCCACCGCCACCGTGCAGTTGGGCGACGGCGTGGACTCCCACGGTGCCGGCTGGGTCGGCCCCTACATCGGCGAGACGTCCGGCCGTTCCCGCTCCGTGGTGCACTTTGACCCGATGCTGGCAGCGGCCCGCAACCGCCCCACCGCCATCGCCATCACCGGCGAACCCGGCGGCGGCAAGACCACCCTCGCGCTGCTGTTGCTCTACCAACTGGCGCTGCGCGGCATCACCGTGGCCGCCATCGACCCCAAGGGCGACGCCGCAGCGCTCGTGGAACTCCTCCAGAGCCGCGGCCGCAACGCCCGCATCATGAGCCTGGACTCCGCCGACGCCGGACTGCTCGACCCGTTCGGCTTCGGCGACGACCTGCCCAGCCGCAAGACCATGGCCACCGAGACCCTGCGCCTCCTCCTGCCCCGCATGAGTGAGGAACGCGAGTCCGCGATGATCCAGGCCGTGGCCGCGGTGGCGAACCAGCCGCGCCCCAGCTTGTTAAAGGTGGTCAACCACCTGGAGCGCTCCCCGGACGCGGCGTCGAAGAACCTCGGCGCGGTCCTGCGCTCCATGGCGGAGATGCGGCTCGCGCGGCTGTGCTTCGACCCCCAGGGC is part of the Spiractinospora alimapuensis genome and harbors:
- a CDS encoding TcpE family conjugal transfer membrane protein, translating into MDLPTYTSIWRIEKRLYKLYDFRLPFPVPVVTLGVTVAIFVAWAVLMRLIGVEFAPPVGHIVWIVPPLVLAFLATRTFVEGKRPTELAVSYVRYSSEAAVYCRLAPEREPREIVVTTRVWHRHPQAPPLPVVRGARRQDIQAAQTHELGRDRPRQMELSPELEEFPPLAEPVAQPVGALTTLPGDGPPAEDARPEEAPLVEALPADEGAEVEALDAPAPATQAEDVAETPAPSAPEPRAPIRARLTLPEPGESDGPAPTFAPHDAELSAEDAIEVDGEAPSQGLGDEEPAPERRRQPSMVVRSLRYFGFALPRQDDSGPLPAAQRDNLGTSKRGEQAPDPFSSEKPATGVTPARGTVRSEPPAEKVRSAPPLAGDAEDLAIEDDDVDSVDWFSDLRRSSGDTPWRLRSKGAYASSDTAPLPPPTPRSKAAGEDTGVEESARERAQRAIEEQERREQEELDRRRRSVAARRRAEELMSSTPAEERDTWLGRAAAEGEDGEVDLGGERARAQLRGRAQGAMTAREHQREIEAVSESEPAEDEQVPVHEREPATPPAVREQARGLGMPAEPEAAEAADIEAEDSGPKQRPHAAPWELPADYWDEKDPERAARQPAAKPVLELDHATDEQQSFAESSGLPAGARDTDEGSPLEGLDTTDAADDVPPSWETHVSRRTPGPAEERVSRSSTAEDRQELGEDAAPEGDVSQLSVREDGRETRDDEVSVGRSVAGADAVADTVSPPEDSGSATVTGTANVESNGASPRAQEDGPQAGEDLAPEGDVSQLSVREDGRETRDDESSAGRPVAGATTDGSSASAQDRPETAHGTDHTPPTHAGWTDTPGTGDTEGVEGSAAADSEVGPPVSRGSREDASAHIAAAGLGTTSGSAPETDAEDADLRQSSTRREAASDLPADSGPAAEVSSSATPEPNTAPDEDAARADASPSDHDAALTSSTAAANTPAAATDATDGAGGADGAEASAVADPEVGPPVSRGSREDASAHVADAGLGTTSGSAPETDAEDADLRQSTAADESAADAHRSQEEGLAALRSLGVDTPVGGTPSRAEADEPESARAAKPELQLDHGTGEHLSMVASSGPNRSAVEPPEAEPAPEPKPELQLDHGTGEHHSLAASSGPNRVSGSQPEADDENTTAGHEAMDPDITPIATNGFPRRGGPSREQHYPHVMPKPPLELDHATDEQRSFAESMSAPDRAEDSARRTIEEIEAAENAALLARQKAAKSAAPAPADPAERSDPAPTEAPERPARISRSGRLSRAMRSMPTGPQSEALPLDPAEVLAAEQAARAANGDTGPDDAQPAAPAERPPSADEPKDEHKPAVRKDKVRGAKPLTQLDHGTGEQSALTASGGNNSAARPPTRTNSAANSTGRPATNGRPASAKPSEPAQDRQAAETGGRKTPTSGWRRFAQAITGARNEPTLDLPQEYAERLRAPIARPQSVVVLGCTGGAGQSMTALLLGHTLASYRDDRVVAVDANPSQGGMSRRVHNGTGETLTSLLATGGDLTGYQSMRGFTTVTATGLEVVGTKDDPYVQTLDDEDYSGLVELLGRFYTISLVDPAATGVARALPVADALVLVAPASTDAARSVAMTFEWLDGHGYGGLRSRAVLVLNGVSKRTVDDVAAAERMARGQCRAVVRTPWDEHVSDGRGEVAVNSLRPITRKAYGALGGVVVAGLAASEEARR
- a CDS encoding ATP-binding protein, which gives rise to MNVRSRGASRLAVRYFDDRILLSDTFAWAYYRLPTVSFEFCTPTEREALAANITIALAAIRMNDAEVHLRIAHRTYPAVTWATRLNDTSDQGPGWHDYLDEIYRHVWEKDFWTKEVYLGVRLGQRGMRAQLEGGVFGQFVNAYQRTEQVLGLEDDAVDAREISRWTDQSERLGRALASSSLRARHASATELSWLLRHAVTGPIEEPRRSAARRRAWGQGEIEALVDGTIVNGRTSLRLEQPGGSAHVAYLPFSRFPEVMPFPEGEPWMHYSDQLPFPVEFSLRMKLVPPAQASKDVGRRLAHARDMDAHIREAGVEAPIALAEQIDAARALEHGITKERLPFVYGWHRLMVSAPTEDLLTQRVEAVIEHYRDIGIDVVNSTGDQFALFLESLPGDRIRLNSYVQRQPLRTIAGGMPTATVQLGDGVDSHGAGWVGPYIGETSGRSRSVVHFDPMLAAARNRPTAIAITGEPGGGKTTLALLLLYQLALRGITVAAIDPKGDAAALVELLQSRGRNARIMSLDSADAGLLDPFGFGDDLPSRKTMATETLRLLLPRMSEERESAMIQAVAAVANQPRPSLLKVVNHLERSPDAASKNLGAVLRSMAEMRLARLCFDPQGDAQIDTEGWTTVFTLGGLTLPDATIHRDDYSYEQRLSVALLYLVSQFARRLMNGLDRRLPKAIFLDEAWAVTSTPEGAKLVPEVSRMGRSRNTALILVSQNAGDLLNEQVTNCLSSVFAFRSSERGEVENVLSLLGVDSNDEHRGTLRSLGNGECIFRDLDGRAGRVGVDLVSDQLLHWLDTNPTREHPDHLTGAITGVSPEALE